In a single window of the Streptomyces cinnabarinus genome:
- a CDS encoding DUF6114 domain-containing protein → MSAETPAVPGRDEHYIRVIRRHFRTWRGDRPFWAGLFVMLGGLPIAYFPYANLQIGHLTLAMATTAGAGSLIIGVLLVVLGVSLWFQKHVRTFAGVAAILLALVSIPVSNLGGFLIGFLFALIGGAMAVAWAPGAKSQPEQSQPVQETEDQQEDAPEGALAADEDAVDEPNDLSGTSPANGANGRHSAG, encoded by the coding sequence ATGAGCGCCGAGACTCCTGCCGTACCCGGCCGTGACGAGCACTACATCCGGGTCATCAGGCGGCACTTCCGTACGTGGCGGGGCGACAGGCCCTTCTGGGCCGGTCTGTTCGTCATGCTCGGCGGACTCCCGATCGCCTACTTCCCGTACGCCAACCTCCAGATCGGTCATCTGACGCTGGCGATGGCGACCACCGCGGGCGCCGGGTCCCTGATCATCGGCGTGCTGCTGGTCGTCCTCGGTGTCAGCCTCTGGTTCCAGAAGCATGTACGCACCTTCGCGGGTGTCGCGGCGATCCTGCTGGCGCTGGTGTCCATCCCCGTCTCCAACCTCGGCGGCTTCCTGATCGGCTTCCTGTTCGCCCTCATCGGCGGCGCGATGGCCGTCGCGTGGGCCCCGGGTGCGAAGTCGCAGCCGGAGCAGTCGCAGCCGGTACAGGAGACCGAGGACCAGCAGGAAGACGCCCCCGAGGGCGCGCTCGCGGCCGACGAGGACGCGGTCGACGAGCCGAACGATCTGTCAGGAACGAGCCCGGCGAACGGGGCGAACGGGAGGCACAGTGCCGGCTGA
- a CDS encoding carbohydrate ABC transporter permease: protein MTRPLRSRRTTRRLAADTGLLAVAAAFVLPLAWVILSSLDPRADLTVKLPDGVTWDNFDAVLTDDITFTPLLNSLLLCGGGTLLTVVCAALAAYPLSRFRSRLNRPFLLTILFATCLPITAVMVPVYALFVQVNLIDTMQGTIFFFAASQLPFAIWLMKNFMDGVPKELEEAAWTDGASPFQSLLRIVLPLMGPGVAVVTVFSFVMMWGNFFVPFMLLLTPDQMPAAVSINEFFGNRGTVVYGQLAAFSVIYSTPVILLYVAVARRMGGGFALSGAVKG, encoded by the coding sequence GTGACGCGCCCCTTGCGATCCCGGAGAACGACTCGCCGCCTGGCGGCGGACACGGGCCTGTTGGCGGTGGCGGCGGCGTTCGTGCTGCCGCTGGCGTGGGTGATCCTGTCGTCGCTGGACCCGCGGGCCGACCTGACGGTGAAGCTCCCGGACGGCGTGACCTGGGACAACTTCGACGCGGTCCTGACGGACGACATCACCTTCACCCCGCTGCTGAACAGCCTGCTGCTGTGCGGCGGCGGAACCCTCCTGACGGTGGTCTGCGCAGCCCTCGCCGCCTACCCCCTGTCCCGCTTCCGCTCCCGCCTGAACCGCCCGTTCCTCCTGACGATCCTCTTCGCGACATGCCTGCCCATCACGGCCGTGATGGTCCCGGTGTACGCCCTGTTCGTCCAGGTCAACCTGATCGACACGATGCAGGGCACGATCTTCTTCTTCGCCGCCTCCCAACTCCCCTTCGCCATCTGGCTGATGAAGAACTTCATGGACGGCGTACCGAAGGAACTGGAGGAGGCTGCCTGGACGGACGGCGCGTCGCCCTTCCAGTCCCTGCTCCGCATCGTGCTGCCGCTGATGGGCCCTGGAGTGGCGGTGGTGACGGTGTTCTCCTTCGTCATGATGTGGGGCAACTTCTTCGTCCCCTTCATGCTCCTCCTCACCCCGGACCAGATGCCGGCGGCGGTGAGCATCAACGAGTTCTTCGGCAACCGGGGCACAGTGGTCTACGGCCAGTTGGCCGCGTTCTCGGTCATCTACTCGACCCCGGTGATCCTGCTGTACGTGGCGGTGGCCCGGCGGATGGGGGGAGGGTTCGCGCTGAGCGGGGCGGTCAAGGGGTGA
- a CDS encoding extracellular solute-binding protein, with translation MPVRPTAALLLVSALAAATTLTACGSGSGSDPDTVKVSYKQSTDNNIKVMDTFLADIKKEFEDKYPDKKVEFIPIKAPDSEYYTKLQQMLRSPKTAPDLVYEDTFLINSDITSGYLKPLDDYLADWPDWDRFIDTAKTAAKGEDGKTYGVPDGTDTRGLWYDKGIFAKAGLPADWQPKTWDDVLDAARTIKEKVPDVTPLNVYTGKPAGEAATMQGFEMLLYGTEDRLYDESAKKWIAGSQGFKDALTFVETVYKEKLGPDVEDALDPNFGTRVRGELLPQGKLGIDLDGSWLPQDWLEGSGHEWPEWSEKLGLAAMPTQHGQDPGKVSMSGGWTWAIPAKAANPDLAFDFIKTMQTKANAQKWYVANSGIAVREDVASDPAYADAQPGIKFFTDLVASTHYRPAYPAYPRVSTAIQEAMEGVTTGDASVAEAAENYDEELRTATDDQVIQK, from the coding sequence ATGCCCGTGCGCCCCACCGCCGCCTTACTCCTCGTCTCTGCCCTCGCCGCCGCGACCACCCTCACCGCGTGCGGATCCGGCTCCGGAAGCGATCCGGACACCGTGAAGGTCTCCTACAAGCAGTCCACGGACAACAACATCAAGGTGATGGACACCTTCCTCGCGGACATCAAGAAGGAGTTCGAGGACAAGTACCCCGACAAGAAGGTCGAGTTCATCCCGATCAAGGCCCCGGACTCGGAGTACTACACCAAGCTCCAGCAGATGCTCCGCTCCCCCAAGACCGCCCCGGACCTGGTCTACGAGGACACCTTCCTCATCAACTCCGACATCACCAGCGGGTACTTGAAGCCGCTGGACGACTATCTCGCCGACTGGCCGGACTGGGACCGGTTCATCGACACCGCGAAGACCGCGGCCAAGGGCGAGGACGGCAAGACGTACGGCGTCCCCGACGGCACCGACACCCGCGGACTCTGGTACGACAAGGGCATCTTCGCCAAGGCCGGCCTCCCGGCCGACTGGCAGCCGAAGACCTGGGACGACGTCCTGGACGCGGCCCGCACGATCAAGGAGAAGGTCCCGGACGTCACGCCCCTGAACGTCTACACGGGCAAGCCCGCGGGCGAGGCAGCCACCATGCAGGGCTTCGAGATGCTGCTGTACGGCACCGAGGACCGCCTCTACGACGAGTCGGCGAAGAAGTGGATCGCCGGGAGCCAGGGCTTCAAGGACGCCCTCACCTTCGTCGAGACGGTCTACAAGGAGAAGCTCGGCCCCGACGTCGAAGACGCCCTCGACCCCAACTTCGGCACCCGGGTGCGGGGCGAACTCCTCCCCCAGGGCAAACTCGGCATCGACCTCGACGGCTCCTGGCTCCCGCAGGACTGGCTGGAGGGCAGCGGCCACGAGTGGCCGGAGTGGTCCGAGAAGCTCGGCCTCGCCGCGATGCCGACGCAGCACGGCCAGGACCCCGGCAAGGTGAGCATGTCCGGCGGCTGGACCTGGGCGATCCCCGCCAAGGCGGCCAACCCCGACCTTGCCTTCGACTTCATCAAGACGATGCAGACCAAGGCGAACGCCCAGAAGTGGTACGTCGCCAACTCCGGCATCGCGGTCCGCGAGGACGTCGCGAGCGATCCCGCGTACGCCGACGCCCAGCCCGGCATCAAGTTCTTCACGGATCTGGTCGCGAGCACGCACTACCGGCCCGCGTATCCGGCGTATCCCAGGGTCTCCACGGCCATCCAGGAGGCGATGGAGGGCGTGACGACGGGCGACGCGTCGGTGGCGGAGGCGGCGGAGAACTACGACGAGGAGCTGAGAACGGCGACGGACGACCAGGTGATCCAGAAGTGA
- a CDS encoding ATP-dependent 6-phosphofructokinase, whose protein sequence is MRIGVLTAGGDCPGLNAVIRSVVHRAVTQYDDEVIGFEDGYAGLLDGHYRTLDLDAVSGILARGGTILGSSRLERDRLREACENAPDIARDFGIDALIPIGGEGTLTAARMLYDAGLPVVGVPKTIDNDISSTDRTFGFDTAVGVATEAMDRLKTTAESHQRVMVVEVMGRHAGWIALESGMAAGAHGICLPERPFDPADLVKMVEERFSRGKKFAVICVAEGAHPAEGSMDYGKGEIDQFGHERFQGIGTALAFELERRLGKEAKPVILGHVQRGGVPTAYDRVLATRFGWHAVEAAHRGEFGRMTALRGTDIVMVPLAEAVTELKTVPKDRMDEAESVF, encoded by the coding sequence ATGCGTATCGGAGTTCTCACCGCAGGCGGCGACTGCCCCGGCCTGAACGCAGTGATCCGGTCGGTCGTGCACCGCGCCGTCACCCAGTACGACGACGAGGTCATCGGCTTCGAGGACGGCTACGCCGGCCTGCTGGACGGCCACTACCGCACCCTCGACCTCGACGCGGTCAGCGGCATCCTGGCCCGCGGCGGCACCATCCTCGGCTCCTCCCGCCTGGAGCGCGACCGGCTCCGCGAGGCCTGCGAGAACGCTCCCGACATCGCCCGCGACTTCGGCATCGACGCGCTGATCCCGATCGGCGGCGAGGGCACCCTGACGGCCGCGCGCATGCTGTACGACGCCGGTCTGCCCGTGGTCGGCGTCCCGAAGACCATCGACAACGACATCTCCTCCACCGACCGCACCTTCGGCTTCGACACCGCGGTCGGTGTCGCGACGGAGGCGATGGACCGCCTGAAGACGACGGCGGAGTCCCACCAGCGCGTGATGGTGGTCGAGGTCATGGGCCGGCACGCGGGCTGGATCGCCCTGGAGTCCGGCATGGCCGCCGGCGCCCACGGCATCTGCCTGCCCGAGCGCCCCTTCGACCCCGCCGACCTGGTCAAGATGGTCGAGGAGCGGTTCTCGCGCGGCAAGAAGTTCGCCGTGATCTGCGTCGCCGAGGGCGCCCACCCCGCCGAGGGCTCCATGGACTACGGCAAGGGCGAGATCGACCAGTTCGGCCACGAGCGCTTCCAGGGCATCGGTACGGCGCTGGCCTTCGAGCTGGAGCGCCGCCTCGGCAAGGAGGCCAAGCCGGTCATCCTCGGCCACGTCCAGCGCGGTGGCGTACCGACGGCGTACGACCGAGTGCTCGCGACCCGCTTCGGCTGGCACGCCGTGGAGGCCGCGCACCGCGGTGAGTTCGGCCGGATGACCGCGCTGCGCGGCACGGACATCGTGATGGTGCCGCTGGCCGAGGCGGTCACCGAGCTGAAGACGGTCCCGAAGGACCGGATGGACGAGGCGGAGTCGGTCTTCTAG
- a CDS encoding helix-turn-helix domain-containing protein translates to MWPVRRPPAQPNQPSPPTPPFNAPAARRLRAALNMGPEHVAYGMRVSYGLPYVTPDLVTAWERGVATPSNPELAALAGVLWCSPGELLGRARTLREHRMSRGLAPEDVARAVGHEVHAYLRMEESDDWRGTERQAGALAELLGLTLPDFVTVTGRDAKLADLLRSAVTTRWQAYVRPIGKLVPLDRRPVEDALQELHREYHGQMVATLSWGGDSGTSAAGREYLDRIVDHFWTTISERSPGAV, encoded by the coding sequence TTGTGGCCCGTGCGCCGACCGCCTGCTCAGCCGAACCAGCCCAGTCCACCGACTCCCCCGTTCAACGCCCCCGCGGCCAGAAGACTCCGTGCCGCTCTGAACATGGGGCCCGAGCATGTCGCCTACGGCATGCGGGTCTCGTACGGGCTGCCCTACGTCACCCCGGACCTCGTCACCGCCTGGGAGCGCGGGGTCGCCACCCCCAGCAACCCCGAACTCGCCGCCCTCGCCGGCGTGCTGTGGTGCTCCCCCGGCGAGCTGCTCGGCCGTGCGCGGACCCTGCGTGAGCACCGCATGTCCCGTGGGCTCGCGCCCGAGGACGTCGCCCGTGCCGTGGGGCACGAGGTGCACGCGTATCTGCGGATGGAGGAGAGCGACGACTGGCGCGGCACCGAACGGCAGGCCGGCGCCCTCGCCGAGCTGCTCGGGCTGACGCTGCCCGACTTCGTCACCGTCACCGGGCGGGACGCCAAACTCGCCGACCTGCTGCGCAGCGCCGTGACGACGCGCTGGCAGGCCTACGTCCGCCCGATCGGCAAGCTGGTGCCGCTGGACCGGCGGCCGGTGGAGGACGCCCTCCAGGAACTGCACCGGGAGTACCACGGCCAGATGGTGGCCACCCTGAGCTGGGGCGGCGACAGCGGGACCAGCGCGGCGGGCCGGGAGTACCTGGACCGGATCGTGGACCACTTCTGGACCACGATCAGTGAGCGTTCCCCGGGTGCGGTCTGA
- a CDS encoding acetate kinase encodes MSASRVLVLNSGSSSVKYQLLDMSDGSRLAMGLVERIGEETSRLKHTPADGASREWTGPIADHDAALKAVAEELSRDGLGLDSPQLAAIGHRVVHGGKHFTEPTVIDDAVLAEIERLIPVAPLHNPANLTGIRTARALRPDLPQIAVFDTAFHTTMPESAARYAIDVRTADEHRIRRYGFHGTSHAYVSRATAELLGRSPEEVNVIVLHLGNGASASAVRGGRCVDTSMGLTPLEGLVMGTRSGDLDPAVIFHLMRVGGMSADEIDTLLNKKSGLIGLCGDNDMREIRRRVDEGDESAQLAFDIYIHRLKKYIGAYYAVLGRVDAVAFTAGVGENASPVREAAVAGLEELGLAVDGELNAVRSDEPRLISPGDARVAVAVVPTDEELEIATQTYALVKGSEDLT; translated from the coding sequence GTGAGCGCGTCCCGTGTCCTCGTCCTCAACTCCGGCTCCTCGTCGGTGAAGTACCAGCTGCTCGATATGAGCGACGGCAGCCGGCTCGCCATGGGCCTCGTCGAGCGCATCGGCGAGGAGACCTCCCGGCTCAAGCACACCCCGGCCGACGGCGCGTCCCGGGAGTGGACCGGCCCGATCGCCGATCACGACGCCGCGCTGAAGGCGGTGGCGGAGGAGCTGTCCCGGGACGGTCTGGGTCTGGACTCCCCGCAGCTGGCCGCGATCGGGCACCGGGTGGTGCACGGCGGCAAGCACTTCACCGAGCCGACCGTGATCGACGACGCGGTGCTCGCCGAGATCGAGCGGCTGATCCCGGTCGCCCCGCTGCACAACCCGGCGAACCTCACCGGCATCCGCACCGCCCGGGCGCTGCGGCCGGATCTGCCGCAGATCGCCGTGTTCGACACCGCGTTCCACACGACGATGCCGGAGTCGGCGGCGCGTTACGCGATCGACGTCAGGACCGCCGACGAGCACCGCATCCGGCGCTACGGCTTCCACGGCACCTCGCACGCGTACGTCTCGCGGGCGACGGCGGAGCTGCTGGGCAGGTCGCCGGAAGAGGTGAACGTGATCGTGCTGCATCTCGGCAACGGCGCCTCGGCCTCCGCGGTGCGGGGCGGCCGGTGCGTGGACACCTCCATGGGGCTGACGCCGTTGGAGGGGCTGGTGATGGGTACCCGCTCGGGAGACCTGGACCCGGCCGTCATCTTCCATTTGATGCGTGTTGGGGGAATGTCCGCCGACGAGATCGACACTCTTCTCAACAAGAAGAGCGGACTGATCGGTCTGTGCGGTGACAACGACATGCGGGAGATCCGCCGCAGGGTCGACGAGGGTGACGAATCGGCGCAACTCGCCTTCGACATCTACATTCACCGGCTGAAGAAGTACATAGGCGCCTATTACGCCGTGCTCGGGCGGGTGGACGCGGTCGCCTTCACAGCGGGAGTCGGGGAGAACGCGAGTCCCGTGCGAGAAGCTGCCGTGGCCGGCCTGGAGGAGCTGGGGCTGGCGGTGGACGGCGAGCTGAACGCCGTACGCAGTGACGAGCCGCGGCTGATCTCGCCGGGAGACGCACGGGTGGCCGTGGCCGTGGTGCCGACCGACGAGGAACTGGAGATTGCGACACAGACGTACGCGCTTGTAAAGGGCTCGGAGGATCTCACCTGA
- the pyk gene encoding pyruvate kinase gives MRRSKIVCTLGPAVDSREQLVSLIEAGMNVARFNFSHGSHEEHQGRYDRVRAASEETGQAIGVLADLQGPKIRLETFAEGPVELERGDEFVITTEDVPGDKHICGTTYKGLPGDVSRGDQILINDGNVELKVLDVEGPRVKSIVIEGGVVSDHKGINLPGAAVNVPALSEKDIEDLRFALRMGCDMVALSFVRDANDVQDVHKVMDEVGRRVPVIAKVEKPQAVANMEDVVMAFDGVMVARGDLAVEYPLEKVPMVQKRLIELCRRNAKPVIVATQMMESMITNSRPTRAEASDVANAILDGADAVMLSAESSVGAYPIETVKTMSKIVQAAEQELLAKGLQPLVPGKKPRTQGGSVARAACEIADFLGGKGLVAFTKSGDTARRLCRYRAAQPILAFTTDESTRNQLTLSWGVESHVVPFVNSTDEMVDLVDGEVIKLGRFNEGDVLVITAGSPPGVPGSTNMVRVHHLGGDHAN, from the coding sequence ATGCGCCGTTCGAAAATCGTCTGTACTCTCGGCCCCGCGGTCGACTCCCGCGAACAGCTCGTGTCGCTGATCGAGGCCGGCATGAATGTGGCCCGCTTCAACTTCAGCCACGGCTCACACGAAGAGCACCAGGGGCGGTACGACCGCGTCCGGGCCGCCTCCGAGGAGACCGGCCAGGCCATCGGTGTGCTCGCCGACCTCCAGGGCCCCAAGATCCGTCTGGAGACCTTCGCCGAGGGCCCGGTGGAGCTGGAGCGTGGTGACGAGTTCGTCATCACCACCGAGGACGTCCCGGGTGACAAGCACATCTGCGGAACCACCTACAAGGGCCTGCCGGGCGATGTCTCGCGCGGCGACCAGATCCTCATCAACGACGGCAACGTCGAGCTGAAGGTCCTGGACGTCGAGGGCCCCCGGGTGAAGTCCATCGTCATCGAGGGCGGCGTCGTCTCCGACCACAAGGGCATCAACCTGCCCGGCGCGGCCGTGAACGTGCCGGCGCTGTCCGAGAAGGACATCGAGGACCTCCGGTTCGCGCTGCGCATGGGCTGCGACATGGTCGCGCTGTCCTTCGTGCGGGACGCCAACGACGTGCAGGACGTCCACAAGGTCATGGACGAGGTCGGCCGCCGCGTCCCGGTCATCGCCAAGGTGGAGAAGCCGCAGGCGGTGGCGAACATGGAGGACGTCGTGATGGCGTTCGACGGTGTGATGGTCGCCCGTGGCGACCTGGCCGTCGAGTACCCCCTCGAAAAGGTCCCCATGGTGCAGAAGCGGCTCATCGAGCTGTGCCGCCGCAACGCCAAGCCGGTGATCGTGGCGACCCAGATGATGGAGTCGATGATCACCAACTCCCGCCCCACCCGCGCCGAGGCCTCCGACGTGGCCAACGCCATCCTGGACGGCGCCGACGCGGTCATGCTGTCGGCCGAGTCCAGCGTGGGCGCGTACCCGATCGAGACCGTCAAGACGATGTCGAAGATCGTCCAGGCGGCCGAGCAGGAGCTGCTCGCCAAGGGCCTGCAGCCCCTCGTCCCGGGCAAGAAGCCGCGCACGCAGGGCGGTTCGGTCGCCCGCGCGGCCTGCGAGATCGCCGACTTCCTCGGCGGCAAGGGCCTGGTCGCCTTCACCAAGTCCGGTGACACCGCCCGCCGGCTGTGCCGCTACCGCGCCGCCCAGCCGATCCTGGCCTTCACCACCGACGAGTCCACCCGCAACCAGCTCACCCTCAGCTGGGGCGTGGAGTCGCACGTCGTCCCGTTCGTGAACAGCACCGACGAGATGGTCGACCTGGTCGACGGTGAAGTGATCAAGCTCGGCCGCTTCAACGAGGGCGACGTCCTCGTCATCACGGCCGGCTCGCCCCCCGGCGTCCCCGGCTCCACCAACATGGTCCGCGTCCACCACCTCGGCGGCGACCACGCCAACTGA
- the pta gene encoding phosphate acetyltransferase — protein MTRSVYVTGIDRGDGRQVVELGVMELLTRQVDRVGVFRPLVHDGPDRLFELLRSRYRLAQDPATVYGMDYHEASALQAEQGTDELVSTLVDRFHLVARDYDVVLVLGTDYADTQFPEELSLNARLANEFGASVIPVVGGGKQTAESVLAETRNAYRAYDGLGCDVLAMVTNRVAREDRDRIAERLTNRLPVPCYVLPDEPALSAPTVSQISHALGAKVLLGDDSGLARDVLDFVFGGAMLPNFLPALTPGCLVVTPGDRADLVVGALAAHSAGTPPIAGVLLTLDEVPSEDVLTLAARLAPGTPVLSVPGNSFPTAEQLVSLEGKLNAATPRKAETALGLFERYTDSGDLLSRVSAPSSDRVTPMMFEHKLLEQARADLRRVVLPEGTEPRVLHAAEVLLRRGVCALTLLGPVDQIRKRAADLGIDLGDSQLIDPATSELRDAFAEKYAAVRAHRGVTVELAYDVVSDVNYFGTLMVQEGLADGMVSGSVHSTAATIRPAFEIIKTRPDAGIVSSVFFMCLADRVLVYGDCAVNPDPNAEQLADIAIQSAATAEQFGVEPRIAMLSYSTGTSGSGVDVDKVREATELVRLRRPDLKIEGPIQYDAAVEPSVAATKLPESDVAGQATVLIFPDLNTGNNTYKAVQRSAGAIAVGPVLQGLRKPVNDLSRGALVQDIVNTVAITAIQAQSPLEKASQQ, from the coding sequence GTGACGCGCAGCGTGTACGTGACGGGGATCGACCGGGGAGACGGTCGCCAGGTCGTCGAGCTGGGGGTGATGGAACTGCTGACCCGGCAGGTCGACCGGGTGGGTGTCTTCCGGCCCCTCGTCCACGACGGTCCCGACCGCCTCTTCGAGCTGCTGCGCTCCCGTTACCGGCTGGCCCAGGACCCGGCGACGGTCTACGGCATGGACTACCACGAGGCGTCCGCGCTCCAGGCCGAACAGGGCACCGACGAGCTGGTCTCCACCCTCGTCGACCGCTTCCACCTGGTCGCCCGCGACTACGACGTGGTCCTGGTCCTCGGCACCGACTACGCCGACACCCAGTTCCCGGAGGAGCTCTCCCTCAACGCCCGGCTCGCCAACGAGTTCGGCGCCTCCGTCATACCCGTCGTCGGCGGCGGGAAGCAGACCGCCGAATCGGTGCTCGCCGAGACCCGCAACGCCTACCGCGCCTACGACGGCCTCGGCTGCGACGTCCTCGCCATGGTGACCAACCGGGTGGCCCGGGAGGACCGGGACCGGATCGCCGAGCGGCTCACCAACCGGCTGCCGGTCCCCTGTTACGTCCTGCCCGACGAGCCCGCCCTGTCCGCGCCGACGGTCTCCCAGATCTCCCACGCCCTCGGCGCCAAGGTGCTCCTCGGCGACGACTCGGGGCTCGCCCGGGACGTGCTGGACTTCGTCTTCGGCGGCGCGATGCTGCCGAACTTCCTCCCGGCCCTGACCCCGGGCTGTCTGGTGGTCACCCCGGGGGACCGCGCCGACCTGGTCGTCGGCGCGCTCGCCGCGCACAGCGCCGGCACCCCGCCGATCGCCGGGGTGCTGCTCACCCTCGACGAGGTGCCGAGCGAGGACGTCCTCACCCTCGCCGCCCGCCTCGCCCCCGGCACCCCGGTGCTCTCGGTGCCCGGCAACAGCTTCCCGACCGCCGAACAGCTCGTCTCCCTGGAGGGCAAGCTCAACGCGGCCACCCCGCGCAAGGCGGAGACCGCGCTCGGCCTGTTCGAGCGGTACACCGACAGCGGCGATCTGCTCAGCCGGGTGAGCGCCCCGAGCAGCGACCGGGTCACGCCGATGATGTTCGAGCACAAGCTGCTGGAGCAGGCCCGCGCCGATCTGCGGCGCGTGGTGCTGCCCGAGGGCACCGAGCCGCGGGTGCTGCACGCCGCCGAGGTGCTGCTGCGGCGCGGGGTGTGCGCGCTGACGCTGCTCGGCCCGGTGGACCAGATCCGCAAGAGGGCCGCCGACCTCGGCATCGACCTGGGCGACTCCCAGCTGATCGACCCGGCCACCAGCGAACTGCGCGATGCCTTCGCCGAGAAGTACGCGGCCGTCCGCGCCCACCGGGGCGTGACGGTGGAGCTGGCCTACGACGTGGTCTCGGACGTGAACTACTTCGGCACGCTGATGGTCCAGGAGGGCCTCGCCGACGGCATGGTCTCCGGTTCCGTGCACTCCACGGCCGCGACGATCCGCCCGGCCTTCGAGATCATCAAGACCAGGCCGGACGCCGGCATCGTCTCGTCGGTGTTCTTCATGTGCCTCGCCGACCGGGTCCTCGTCTACGGCGACTGCGCGGTGAACCCCGACCCGAACGCCGAGCAGCTCGCGGACATCGCCATCCAGTCCGCGGCGACCGCCGAGCAGTTCGGGGTGGAGCCGCGGATCGCGATGCTGTCGTACTCCACGGGTACGTCCGGTTCGGGCGTCGACGTCGACAAGGTGCGTGAGGCGACCGAGCTGGTGCGGCTGCGGCGGCCGGATCTGAAGATCGAGGGCCCGATCCAGTACGACGCCGCCGTCGAGCCCTCGGTGGCCGCCACCAAGCTGCCGGAGTCCGATGTCGCGGGACAGGCAACGGTTCTGATCTTCCCTGACCTCAATACAGGCAACAACACCTACAAGGCCGTGCAGCGTTCGGCCGGCGCGATCGCCGTCGGACCGGTGCTCCAGGGTCTGCGCAAGCCCGTCAACGACCTGTCCCGCGGCGCCCTGGTGCAGGACATCGTCAACACCGTCGCCATCACGGCGATCCAGGCCCAGTCCCCCCTCGAGAAGGCGTCCCAGCAGTGA
- a CDS encoding carbohydrate ABC transporter permease produces MRSLTRVLPLTPAVVLLLLFLAGPIAYCAWIAFTDLQLTGQAEESFVGFENFRTAFGDEAFLNAVWLTLVFTVVSALLGQNTLGLALAALMQRASKPVRTLTGGIVIAAWVLPEVVAGFLLYAFFRREGTLNAVLDWLHLPSQNWLFTLPILAVSFANVWRGTAFSMLVYSAALNEIPKEITEAAEVDGAGGWRRLWHITLPMIRRSIGTNLMLITLQTLSVFGLIWVMTRGGPGGKSQTLPLFMYEEAFQKSMIGYGTAVALLLLVVGSLFSVVYLRLLRTEV; encoded by the coding sequence ATGAGGAGCCTCACCCGCGTCCTCCCCCTCACCCCCGCCGTCGTCCTGCTCCTCCTCTTCCTCGCCGGTCCGATCGCCTACTGCGCCTGGATCGCCTTCACCGATCTCCAACTCACCGGCCAGGCCGAGGAGTCGTTCGTCGGGTTCGAGAACTTCCGTACGGCGTTCGGGGACGAGGCGTTCCTGAACGCCGTATGGCTGACGCTCGTGTTCACCGTCGTGTCCGCGCTGCTCGGCCAGAACACCCTGGGCCTGGCGCTGGCCGCCCTGATGCAGCGCGCGTCGAAGCCGGTCCGCACGCTCACCGGCGGGATTGTGATCGCGGCGTGGGTCCTGCCGGAGGTGGTGGCGGGCTTCCTCCTCTACGCCTTCTTCCGCCGCGAGGGAACCCTGAACGCCGTCCTCGACTGGCTCCATCTCCCCTCCCAGAACTGGCTGTTCACGCTGCCGATCCTGGCGGTGTCGTTCGCGAACGTCTGGCGCGGCACGGCGTTCTCGATGCTCGTGTACTCGGCCGCCCTCAACGAGATCCCCAAGGAGATAACGGAGGCGGCGGAGGTCGACGGCGCGGGCGGCTGGCGCCGCCTGTGGCACATCACGCTCCCGATGATCCGCCGCTCGATCGGCACGAATCTGATGCTGATCACCCTCCAGACCCTCTCGGTCTTCGGCCTGATCTGGGTGATGACGAGGGGCGGCCCAGGCGGCAAGAGCCAGACGCTCCCGCTCTTCATGTACGAGGAGGCGTTCCAGAAGAGCATGATCGGCTACGGCACGGCGGTGGCGTTGCTGCTGCTGGTGGTGGGCTCACTGTTCTCGGTGGTCTACCTCCGCCTGCTGCGGACGGAGGTGTGA